Proteins co-encoded in one Neodiprion lecontei isolate iyNeoLeco1 chromosome 3, iyNeoLeco1.1, whole genome shotgun sequence genomic window:
- the LOC107225373 gene encoding uncharacterized protein LOC107225373 isoform X1, giving the protein MQNQQRIQHVDSDKPDASPKFVISALPRLRRNKRLENKWGQKYYTTLNEAVFMQQSIPYMPAEPPASLQNEADDCHPLYVCTQCNDCFRFSSSFDAHNSRRSWVLGYWCQNCFMTDCCHMKSGQQPCFDCQTANRQRKTFLRAKGLGKGRKVGAIKIFYNQCQFFAHLKAHQTSVVDIGDIMLMPIPTDIDEPQYTELERLCEIIMEHMFVTRTHIMDWLQTNELGNKWWRLLQSKLENNDNSVAELLGIHGNKKVGRLFVKRPKKTSCAPKSIFSSISDTIESVIAQSTCSETPPPTESENSRNSPISPVLIDNAEQHVENDDSPCTTTDIAFVDCGPSAKTYPPDVAILLPPKDKLTIIPNGSTSCSKVTNLTPVSTNSHQSVQGPEIPLKMKNCDASNIISSKLSSSTSEFNQQVFEPKISVKKFAQERSRDPSVIICSKNSTISVLPKPQIPKKLVPALNIKLPIAKTPLSGREITRAIESSKKAVAQASVSTSGSKILTVHTPKNADLSDIIGQLPPEVINGKKLVFIGQGAASFTMLPQNELISSLGMIKISSELDKQKIIQSVPAMSVSSTSNQQSVLSTSESVKKNLPTEKAKPKLSQTYADGQIVYKNGKKFVIRHARKSISGPTYHNLNNVKFQTIPKHVSLSAFLSQSEHPLTSYIPIAPKSDEQCVQKAAPLSIPLPCNSPDSSSSSSPPRNASALLSTSENSKGVIYEAQVKQKNSDMPKREKSPGSRNSFEPQSLISIPVDVPQVDVVNDIHTVQYLSMETDTNGKIYIDFSKKMTRPVKINEGLTRGQGAINYSTLQRIFKEQLRYHGEQRIKQQIKHLIQVNSEYSKTIGDTNGVSILNNLVAIERLENALKEYSLRPETGQSSNDHIIELLANSNFEEPEAPTICPTCNKPKKSHSNFVAFSESISRNPDICHCDNYICYICNVFQGNMSRFIAHLNYHAKQKPYQCPECFRKFATFSRLKAHTWTACFHVLAKRWFKCKVCQFEGFLDMESITKHYILAHSKLKIACPECGLLFDSHALFVEHCKADHPNVPNHLRPVNLVECNVGNCLVSLEHYRSHLEDHDGIVKILYYQCPFCPFPFKDKQRGREIIKRHLRTCHRTQHDQLSDLVSSECLLDAMFPSVSTKLKSNTEQIHQDEQTIEFDQCSNASDVMQTNIDTLSQDSIESNSEANNQPSSDYLNTTVTKQELKNGVKCSIWSINLAHPQLETVDNRNNVISEYSSSPKIFDVRSVTPDSYAELGEATKEKRDINTDEKDTNPGPISDLCMSEEVSENVIVTEDVDRSEQSSNVEVVSNHALPKIVEHQILPSKLPQLILIKETGTNVNMTKMNQSTVAALNAIVKLSDQNRSSQSLVTGETALKLTELETEPTDEKTDAREKNKSTVPVIKISNTIVCTSGAEQLKRPTQGKQTMAVKTRNLPVSVLKSKSADIRIVENVTDCETNNQLSNSGTDGNDVLQIINCTSGTGKEGTKSISFFHDVPKLPPLARIPQHLLVTSQQNVEVTNPQCTKDAAGKFSTKLKQKRRQLWRIALNAPTDTSESVIYCCHLCGELINTSWSVIAKHFDSRHSEDYKLAIVTPRLLRMSDDFISKGYKELLGPRKRKTDANSPTSKRRRRWNPRKHIEKDLLDLGLCIEQESVQDGEGNFVCKKCDQRCNDISSLRKHIGTNHRIKDHYLVCLECGENFVVEPSLQMHLKAFHRIQDPTTYLAQNTAYAKEVTEAIESEPNTGTANQCHVCMAVFEDKPAVDKHLRVHGMAFLNRKRIEARIAARNPEKKFKMENPEDVSAVTVSKGETLENHKPGATESVDETVHQLSKSDIEEKTGKKALS; this is encoded by the exons ATGCAGAACCAACAAAGAATACAACATGTG gATTCCGATAAGCCAGATGCTAGTCCGAAATTTGTAATCTCAGCTCTACCTCGACTGAGAAGGAATAAAagacttgaaaataaatggGGACAGAAATACTACACAACTCTAAATGAGGCAGTATTCATGCAGCAATCGATTCCCTACATGCCTGCAGAGCCTCCTGCGTCGCTACAGAATGAAGCAGACGATTGTCACCCATTATATGTTTGTACACAATGTAATGATTG TTTTCGCTTTTCGAGCAGTTTTGATGCCCACAATTCCAGGCGGAGTTGGGTTTTGGGTTATTGGTGTCAGAATTGTTTTATGACTGATTGTTGCCACATGAAGAGCGGTCAACAGCCATGCTTCGATTGCCAGACGGCAAATCGTCAACgaaagacatttttaagaGCAAAAGGTTTGGGCAAAGGGCGAAAAGTGGGTgcaatcaaaattttctacaaccAATGTCAGTTTTTCGCCCACCTTAAGGCTCATCAAACAAGCGTCGTTGACATTGGTGATATTATGCTGATGCCAATACCAACTGACATTGATGAACCACAATATACTGAACTGGAACGACTTTGCGAAATAATTATGGAGCACATGTTTGTCACACGGACGCATATCATGGATTGGTTACAGACAAACGAGCTTGGCAATAAATGGTGGAGACTATTACAGtcgaaattggaaaataacgACAATTCAGTGGCTGAACTTCTTGGAATTCATGGTAATAAGAAAGTTGGAAGACTCTTTGTTAAACGGCCTAAAAAAACTAGTTGTGCACCCAAATCAATTTTCTCATCTATTTCTGATACAATTGAATCAGTCATTGCACAATCAACTTGTAGCGAAACACCACCACCGACCGAAAgcgaaaattcaagaaattccCCCATATCACCAGTACTCATTGACAATGCTGAGCAACACGTAGAAAATGACGACAGCCCTTGCACTACTACAGACATTGCATTTGTTGATTGTGGCCCATCAGCCAAAACTTATCCACCGGACGTCGCAATCTTACTCCCCCCGAAAGATAAACTTACAATAATTCCAAATGGAAGTACCAGCTGCAGTAAAGTTACTAATTTGACGCCAGTCAGTACGAATTCACATCAGTCCGTCCAGGGACCTGAAATCCCACTGAAAATGAAGAATTGTGACGCCAGCAATATCATATCCAGCAAGCTCTCAAGCTCCACTTCTGAATTTAATCAGCAAGTATTTGAACCGAAGATTTCTGTTAAAAAATTCGCCCAAGAACGATCACGAGACCCATCTGTAATTATTTGCAGCAAGAATTCTACAATATCAGTTCTTCCAAAGCCGCAAATACCGAAAAAACTGGTTCCTGCTTTAAACATCAAACTACCTATTGCTAAAACACCATTATCAGGTCGGGAAATAACGAGAGCCATCGAATCGTCAAAGAAGGCGGTGGCACAAGCTTCCGTCTCGACTTCAGGATCAAAAATACTGACTGTGCACACTCCTAAAAATGCCGATCTCTCAGACATTATTGGGCAGCTACCACCTGAGGTAATCAACGGTAAAAAATTAGTCTTTATTGGTCAAGGGGCAGCTAGCTTTACTATGCTTCCCCAAAATGAGCTAATTTCTAGTCTgggaatgataaaaatttcgtctGAATTGGACaagcaaaaaataattcaatcagTACCAGCAATGTCAGTGTCAAGTACTTCGAACCAACAAAGTGTGCTTTCTACGTCGGaatccgtaaaaaaaaatcttccgacAGAAAAGGCAAAACCTAAGCTCTCGCAAACATATGCTGACGgtcaaattgtttataaaaatgggaaaaaattcgtcattCGACATGCACGTAAATCTATTTCAGGACCCACGTatcataatttaaataatgtaaagTTCCAGACGATTCCCAAACATGTCAGCCTTTCGGCATTCTTGTCACAGTCGGAACACCCTTTAACTTCTTACATACCAATAGCACCCAAGTCAGACGAACAATGCGTTCAAAAAGCTGCACCTCTTTCAATACCATTACCATGCAATTCTCCTGActcctcttcatcttcttcgcCACCTCGTAATGCCTCTGCTCTCTTATCCACTTCCGAAAATTCGAAAGGTGTGATATATGAGGCACAGGTCAAACAGAAGAATAGTGACATGccgaaaagagaaaaatctcCTGGttctcgaaattcgtttgaaCCACAGTCTTTAATTTCCATTCCTGTTGATGTGCCGCAGGTGGATGTTGTCAATGACATCCACACAGTTCAATATCTTTCAATGGAAACCGATACAAACGGCAAAATAtacattgatttttctaaGAAAATGACAAGACCAGTCAAGATAAACGAAGGGCTTACACGGGGGCAAGGAGCTATAAATTACAGCACGCTACAAAGAATCTTTAAAGAACAACTTCGTTACCATGGTGAACAAAGAATCAAACAACAAATTAAACACTTGATACAGGTGAATTCGGAATATTCCAAAACTATTGGCGACACAAATGGTGTAAGCATTTTGAATAACCTTGTCGCTATCGAAAGATTAGAAAATGCTTTAAAAGAATACAGTTTGCGGCCTGAAACAGGTCAGAGTTCAAATGATCACATCATTGAACTACTAGcgaattcgaattttgaagAACCAGAGGCACCAACTATTTGCCCTACTTGTAATAAACCCAAAAAGTCACACAGTAACTTTGTAGCATTTTCAGAATCGATTTCGAGAAATCCTGACATATGTCACTGTGATAATTACATATGctatatttgtaatgtattTCAAGGAAACATGTCTCGTTTTATAGCACATTTGAATTATCACGCTAAACAGAAACCATATCAATGCCCAGAATGTTTCAGAAAATTCGCTACTTTCTCTCGATTGAAGGCACACACATGGACGGCTTGTTTTCATGTATTGGCAAAGAGATGGTTCAAGTGTAAAGTATGCCAATTCGAAGGCTTTCTTGACATGGAATCAATAACAAAACACTATATACTTGCACAtagcaaattgaaaattgcctGTCCCGAATGTGGGCTGCTCTTTGATTCACATGCCCTTTTCGTCGAGCACTGTAAAGCCGATCATCCAAATGTACCTAATCATCTAAGACCAGTCAATCTGGTAGAGTGTAACGTTGGAAATTGCCTTGTTAGCCTTGAACATTATAGATCACACTTGGAAGATCACGACGGCATAGTGAAAATACTTTATTACCAATGTCCGTTTTGCCCTTTCCCATTTAAAGACAAGCAGCGAGGTCGGGAGATAATTAAACGTCATTTGCGTACATGTCATCGTACTCAACATGATCAATTATCTGACTTGGTAAGTTCGGAATGCTTACTTGATGCCATGTTTCCAAGTGTGTCGACAAAGTTAAAGTCAAATACCGAACAAATACATCAAGATGAACAAACCATTGAATTTGATCAATGTTCTAATGCTTCAGATGTAATGCAAACAAACATAGATACTCTCAGCCAAGATAGTATAGAAAGTAATTCAGAAGCAAATAATCAACCATCGTCTGACTATTTAAATACCACCGTGACGAAACAGGAGTTAAAAAATGGCGTAAAGTGTAGTATCTGGTCTATAAACTTGGCCCATCCACAATTGGAGACCGTCGATAATCGTAATAATGTAATTAGCGAATATAGCTCGTCAccaaaaatatttgatgtgAGATCAGTTACACCAGATTCATATGCAGAGCTAGGAGAAGCGACAAAGGAGAAAAGAGATATAAACACGGATGAAAAAGATACTAACCCTGGACCAATTTCAGACCTGTGCATGTCTGAGGAAGTGTCTGAAAATGTTATTGTAACGGAGGATGTGGACAGATCTGAACAGTCATCAAATGTTGAAGTTGTGTCAAATCATGCTCTTCCTAAGATCGTTGAACACCAAATTTTACCATCAAAGTTGCCCCAGTTGATACTCATTAAGGAAACAGGAACGAACGTAAATATGACAAAAATGAACCAATCGACTGTGGCAGCTTTAAATGCAATTGTGAAATTATCGGATCAAAACAGATCAAGTCAGAGCCTAGTGACAGGAGAAACTGCACTTAAGTTGACAGAACTGGAAACAGAACCTACTGATGAAAAGACTGATGCccgagagaaaaataagtCCACTGTGCCAGTTATTAAAATCTCTAATACAATTGTGTGTACATCTGGAGCTGAACAATTGAAGAGGCCAACACAAGGGAAACAAACTATGGCTGTTAAAACACGCAACCTACCTGTATCGGTTCTGAAATCCAAGAGTGCTGATATTAGAATAGTAGAGAATgttactgattgtgagacgaACAATCAATTATCCAATTCCGGCACTGACGGTAATGATGTATTACAGATTATCAATTGCACCTCAGGCACTGGCAAAGAGGGAACCAAAAGTATCTCGTTCTTTCATGATGTTCCAAAATTGCCACCGTTAGCAAGAATCCCTCAACATTTGTTAGTCACGTCCCAGCAGAATGTAGAAGTTACCAATCCTCAGTGTACAAAGGATGCAGCAGgcaaattttcgacaaaattgaaacaaaagagAAGGCAACTTTGGCGGATAGCTCTTAATGCTCCAACCGATACATCAGAATCGGTTATTTACTGCTGTCACTTGTGTGGAGAATTAATAAATACATCGTGGTCAGTAATTGCAAAACATTTTGACTCTAGGCACTCCGAGGATTATAAATTAGCTATAGTTACACCCAGACTTTTGAGAATGTCcgatgattttatttctaaGGGTTACAAGGAACTCCTTGGACCCCGAAAACGTAAGACAGATGCAAACAGTCCCACTTctaaaagaagaagacgatGGAATCCTAGAAAACATATTGAAAAAGACTTGTTAGACTTGGGGTTATGCATAGAACAAGAGTCTGTGCAAGATGGAGAAGGAAATTTTGTATGCAAAAAGTGCGACCAGCGATGCAATGATATTTCATCTTTACGGAAACATATTGGTACTAATCATCGAATCAAGGACCATTATCTAGTGTGTTTGGAATgtggagaaaattttgtcGTTGAACCAAGCTTACAGATGCATCTGAAAGCGTTTCATCGCATACAGGATCCCACCACTTACTTAGCTCAAAACACAGCATATGCTAAGGAAGTAACAGAGGCGATAGAAAGTGAACCAAACACTGGAACTGCCAATCAATGCCATGTATGTATGGCTGTATTTGAGGACAAACCAGCCGTTGACAAACATTTGAGGGTCCATGGTATGGCATTTCTTAATCGTAAACGGATTGAGGCTCGGATTGCGGCACGAAACcctgaaaaaaagttcaaaatggAAAATCCTGAAGATGTCTCAGCGGTTACTGTCTCAAAAGGTGAGACATTGGAAAATCACAAGCCTGGTGCAACAGAATCTGTTGATGAAACAGTACACCAGTTATCAAAAAGCGATATTGAAGAG AAAACGGGCAAAAAGGCTCTGTCGTAA
- the LOC107225373 gene encoding uncharacterized protein LOC107225373 isoform X3 has translation MQNQQRIQHVDSDKPDASPKFVISALPRLRRNKRLENKWGQKYYTTLNEAVFMQQSIPYMPAEPPASLQNEADDCHPLYVCTQCNDCFRFSSSFDAHNSRRSWVLGYWCQNCFMTDCCHMKSGQQPCFDCQTANRQRKTFLRAKGLGKGRKVGAIKIFYNQCQFFAHLKAHQTSVVDIGDIMLMPIPTDIDEPQYTELERLCEIIMEHMFVTRTHIMDWLQTNELGNKWWRLLQSKLENNDNSVAELLGIHGNKKVGRLFVKRPKKTSCAPKSIFSSISDTIESVIAQSTCSETPPPTESENSRNSPISPVLIDNAEQHVENDDSPCTTTDIAFVDCGPSAKTYPPDVAILLPPKDKLTIIPNGSTSCSKVTNLTPVSTNSHQSVQGPEIPLKMKNCDASNIISSKLSSSTSEFNHKNSTISVLPKPQIPKKLVPALNIKLPIAKTPLSGREITRAIESSKKAVAQASVSTSGSKILTVHTPKNADLSDIIGQLPPEVINGKKLVFIGQGAASFTMLPQNELISSLGMIKISSELDKQKIIQSVPAMSVSSTSNQQSVLSTSESVKKNLPTEKAKPKLSQTYADGQIVYKNGKKFVIRHARKSISGPTYHNLNNVKFQTIPKHVSLSAFLSQSEHPLTSYIPIAPKSDEQCVQKAAPLSIPLPCNSPDSSSSSSPPRNASALLSTSENSKGVIYEAQVKQKNSDMPKREKSPGSRNSFEPQSLISIPVDVPQVDVVNDIHTVQYLSMETDTNGKIYIDFSKKMTRPVKINEGLTRGQGAINYSTLQRIFKEQLRYHGEQRIKQQIKHLIQVNSEYSKTIGDTNGVSILNNLVAIERLENALKEYSLRPETGQSSNDHIIELLANSNFEEPEAPTICPTCNKPKKSHSNFVAFSESISRNPDICHCDNYICYICNVFQGNMSRFIAHLNYHAKQKPYQCPECFRKFATFSRLKAHTWTACFHVLAKRWFKCKVCQFEGFLDMESITKHYILAHSKLKIACPECGLLFDSHALFVEHCKADHPNVPNHLRPVNLVECNVGNCLVSLEHYRSHLEDHDGIVKILYYQCPFCPFPFKDKQRGREIIKRHLRTCHRTQHDQLSDLVSSECLLDAMFPSVSTKLKSNTEQIHQDEQTIEFDQCSNASDVMQTNIDTLSQDSIESNSEANNQPSSDYLNTTVTKQELKNGVKCSIWSINLAHPQLETVDNRNNVISEYSSSPKIFDVRSVTPDSYAELGEATKEKRDINTDEKDTNPGPISDLCMSEEVSENVIVTEDVDRSEQSSNVEVVSNHALPKIVEHQILPSKLPQLILIKETGTNVNMTKMNQSTVAALNAIVKLSDQNRSSQSLVTGETALKLTELETEPTDEKTDAREKNKSTVPVIKISNTIVCTSGAEQLKRPTQGKQTMAVKTRNLPVSVLKSKSADIRIVENVTDCETNNQLSNSGTDGNDVLQIINCTSGTGKEGTKSISFFHDVPKLPPLARIPQHLLVTSQQNVEVTNPQCTKDAAGKFSTKLKQKRRQLWRIALNAPTDTSESVIYCCHLCGELINTSWSVIAKHFDSRHSEDYKLAIVTPRLLRMSDDFISKGYKELLGPRKRKTDANSPTSKRRRRWNPRKHIEKDLLDLGLCIEQESVQDGEGNFVCKKCDQRCNDISSLRKHIGTNHRIKDHYLVCLECGENFVVEPSLQMHLKAFHRIQDPTTYLAQNTAYAKEVTEAIESEPNTGTANQCHVCMAVFEDKPAVDKHLRVHGMAFLNRKRIEARIAARNPEKKFKMENPEDVSAVTVSKGETLENHKPGATESVDETVHQLSKSDIEEKTGKKALS, from the exons ATGCAGAACCAACAAAGAATACAACATGTG gATTCCGATAAGCCAGATGCTAGTCCGAAATTTGTAATCTCAGCTCTACCTCGACTGAGAAGGAATAAAagacttgaaaataaatggGGACAGAAATACTACACAACTCTAAATGAGGCAGTATTCATGCAGCAATCGATTCCCTACATGCCTGCAGAGCCTCCTGCGTCGCTACAGAATGAAGCAGACGATTGTCACCCATTATATGTTTGTACACAATGTAATGATTG TTTTCGCTTTTCGAGCAGTTTTGATGCCCACAATTCCAGGCGGAGTTGGGTTTTGGGTTATTGGTGTCAGAATTGTTTTATGACTGATTGTTGCCACATGAAGAGCGGTCAACAGCCATGCTTCGATTGCCAGACGGCAAATCGTCAACgaaagacatttttaagaGCAAAAGGTTTGGGCAAAGGGCGAAAAGTGGGTgcaatcaaaattttctacaaccAATGTCAGTTTTTCGCCCACCTTAAGGCTCATCAAACAAGCGTCGTTGACATTGGTGATATTATGCTGATGCCAATACCAACTGACATTGATGAACCACAATATACTGAACTGGAACGACTTTGCGAAATAATTATGGAGCACATGTTTGTCACACGGACGCATATCATGGATTGGTTACAGACAAACGAGCTTGGCAATAAATGGTGGAGACTATTACAGtcgaaattggaaaataacgACAATTCAGTGGCTGAACTTCTTGGAATTCATGGTAATAAGAAAGTTGGAAGACTCTTTGTTAAACGGCCTAAAAAAACTAGTTGTGCACCCAAATCAATTTTCTCATCTATTTCTGATACAATTGAATCAGTCATTGCACAATCAACTTGTAGCGAAACACCACCACCGACCGAAAgcgaaaattcaagaaattccCCCATATCACCAGTACTCATTGACAATGCTGAGCAACACGTAGAAAATGACGACAGCCCTTGCACTACTACAGACATTGCATTTGTTGATTGTGGCCCATCAGCCAAAACTTATCCACCGGACGTCGCAATCTTACTCCCCCCGAAAGATAAACTTACAATAATTCCAAATGGAAGTACCAGCTGCAGTAAAGTTACTAATTTGACGCCAGTCAGTACGAATTCACATCAGTCCGTCCAGGGACCTGAAATCCCACTGAAAATGAAGAATTGTGACGCCAGCAATATCATATCCAGCAAGCTCTCAAGCTCCACTTCTGAATTTAATCA CAAGAATTCTACAATATCAGTTCTTCCAAAGCCGCAAATACCGAAAAAACTGGTTCCTGCTTTAAACATCAAACTACCTATTGCTAAAACACCATTATCAGGTCGGGAAATAACGAGAGCCATCGAATCGTCAAAGAAGGCGGTGGCACAAGCTTCCGTCTCGACTTCAGGATCAAAAATACTGACTGTGCACACTCCTAAAAATGCCGATCTCTCAGACATTATTGGGCAGCTACCACCTGAGGTAATCAACGGTAAAAAATTAGTCTTTATTGGTCAAGGGGCAGCTAGCTTTACTATGCTTCCCCAAAATGAGCTAATTTCTAGTCTgggaatgataaaaatttcgtctGAATTGGACaagcaaaaaataattcaatcagTACCAGCAATGTCAGTGTCAAGTACTTCGAACCAACAAAGTGTGCTTTCTACGTCGGaatccgtaaaaaaaaatcttccgacAGAAAAGGCAAAACCTAAGCTCTCGCAAACATATGCTGACGgtcaaattgtttataaaaatgggaaaaaattcgtcattCGACATGCACGTAAATCTATTTCAGGACCCACGTatcataatttaaataatgtaaagTTCCAGACGATTCCCAAACATGTCAGCCTTTCGGCATTCTTGTCACAGTCGGAACACCCTTTAACTTCTTACATACCAATAGCACCCAAGTCAGACGAACAATGCGTTCAAAAAGCTGCACCTCTTTCAATACCATTACCATGCAATTCTCCTGActcctcttcatcttcttcgcCACCTCGTAATGCCTCTGCTCTCTTATCCACTTCCGAAAATTCGAAAGGTGTGATATATGAGGCACAGGTCAAACAGAAGAATAGTGACATGccgaaaagagaaaaatctcCTGGttctcgaaattcgtttgaaCCACAGTCTTTAATTTCCATTCCTGTTGATGTGCCGCAGGTGGATGTTGTCAATGACATCCACACAGTTCAATATCTTTCAATGGAAACCGATACAAACGGCAAAATAtacattgatttttctaaGAAAATGACAAGACCAGTCAAGATAAACGAAGGGCTTACACGGGGGCAAGGAGCTATAAATTACAGCACGCTACAAAGAATCTTTAAAGAACAACTTCGTTACCATGGTGAACAAAGAATCAAACAACAAATTAAACACTTGATACAGGTGAATTCGGAATATTCCAAAACTATTGGCGACACAAATGGTGTAAGCATTTTGAATAACCTTGTCGCTATCGAAAGATTAGAAAATGCTTTAAAAGAATACAGTTTGCGGCCTGAAACAGGTCAGAGTTCAAATGATCACATCATTGAACTACTAGcgaattcgaattttgaagAACCAGAGGCACCAACTATTTGCCCTACTTGTAATAAACCCAAAAAGTCACACAGTAACTTTGTAGCATTTTCAGAATCGATTTCGAGAAATCCTGACATATGTCACTGTGATAATTACATATGctatatttgtaatgtattTCAAGGAAACATGTCTCGTTTTATAGCACATTTGAATTATCACGCTAAACAGAAACCATATCAATGCCCAGAATGTTTCAGAAAATTCGCTACTTTCTCTCGATTGAAGGCACACACATGGACGGCTTGTTTTCATGTATTGGCAAAGAGATGGTTCAAGTGTAAAGTATGCCAATTCGAAGGCTTTCTTGACATGGAATCAATAACAAAACACTATATACTTGCACAtagcaaattgaaaattgcctGTCCCGAATGTGGGCTGCTCTTTGATTCACATGCCCTTTTCGTCGAGCACTGTAAAGCCGATCATCCAAATGTACCTAATCATCTAAGACCAGTCAATCTGGTAGAGTGTAACGTTGGAAATTGCCTTGTTAGCCTTGAACATTATAGATCACACTTGGAAGATCACGACGGCATAGTGAAAATACTTTATTACCAATGTCCGTTTTGCCCTTTCCCATTTAAAGACAAGCAGCGAGGTCGGGAGATAATTAAACGTCATTTGCGTACATGTCATCGTACTCAACATGATCAATTATCTGACTTGGTAAGTTCGGAATGCTTACTTGATGCCATGTTTCCAAGTGTGTCGACAAAGTTAAAGTCAAATACCGAACAAATACATCAAGATGAACAAACCATTGAATTTGATCAATGTTCTAATGCTTCAGATGTAATGCAAACAAACATAGATACTCTCAGCCAAGATAGTATAGAAAGTAATTCAGAAGCAAATAATCAACCATCGTCTGACTATTTAAATACCACCGTGACGAAACAGGAGTTAAAAAATGGCGTAAAGTGTAGTATCTGGTCTATAAACTTGGCCCATCCACAATTGGAGACCGTCGATAATCGTAATAATGTAATTAGCGAATATAGCTCGTCAccaaaaatatttgatgtgAGATCAGTTACACCAGATTCATATGCAGAGCTAGGAGAAGCGACAAAGGAGAAAAGAGATATAAACACGGATGAAAAAGATACTAACCCTGGACCAATTTCAGACCTGTGCATGTCTGAGGAAGTGTCTGAAAATGTTATTGTAACGGAGGATGTGGACAGATCTGAACAGTCATCAAATGTTGAAGTTGTGTCAAATCATGCTCTTCCTAAGATCGTTGAACACCAAATTTTACCATCAAAGTTGCCCCAGTTGATACTCATTAAGGAAACAGGAACGAACGTAAATATGACAAAAATGAACCAATCGACTGTGGCAGCTTTAAATGCAATTGTGAAATTATCGGATCAAAACAGATCAAGTCAGAGCCTAGTGACAGGAGAAACTGCACTTAAGTTGACAGAACTGGAAACAGAACCTACTGATGAAAAGACTGATGCccgagagaaaaataagtCCACTGTGCCAGTTATTAAAATCTCTAATACAATTGTGTGTACATCTGGAGCTGAACAATTGAAGAGGCCAACACAAGGGAAACAAACTATGGCTGTTAAAACACGCAACCTACCTGTATCGGTTCTGAAATCCAAGAGTGCTGATATTAGAATAGTAGAGAATgttactgattgtgagacgaACAATCAATTATCCAATTCCGGCACTGACGGTAATGATGTATTACAGATTATCAATTGCACCTCAGGCACTGGCAAAGAGGGAACCAAAAGTATCTCGTTCTTTCATGATGTTCCAAAATTGCCACCGTTAGCAAGAATCCCTCAACATTTGTTAGTCACGTCCCAGCAGAATGTAGAAGTTACCAATCCTCAGTGTACAAAGGATGCAGCAGgcaaattttcgacaaaattgaaacaaaagagAAGGCAACTTTGGCGGATAGCTCTTAATGCTCCAACCGATACATCAGAATCGGTTATTTACTGCTGTCACTTGTGTGGAGAATTAATAAATACATCGTGGTCAGTAATTGCAAAACATTTTGACTCTAGGCACTCCGAGGATTATAAATTAGCTATAGTTACACCCAGACTTTTGAGAATGTCcgatgattttatttctaaGGGTTACAAGGAACTCCTTGGACCCCGAAAACGTAAGACAGATGCAAACAGTCCCACTTctaaaagaagaagacgatGGAATCCTAGAAAACATATTGAAAAAGACTTGTTAGACTTGGGGTTATGCATAGAACAAGAGTCTGTGCAAGATGGAGAAGGAAATTTTGTATGCAAAAAGTGCGACCAGCGATGCAATGATATTTCATCTTTACGGAAACATATTGGTACTAATCATCGAATCAAGGACCATTATCTAGTGTGTTTGGAATgtggagaaaattttgtcGTTGAACCAAGCTTACAGATGCATCTGAAAGCGTTTCATCGCATACAGGATCCCACCACTTACTTAGCTCAAAACACAGCATATGCTAAGGAAGTAACAGAGGCGATAGAAAGTGAACCAAACACTGGAACTGCCAATCAATGCCATGTATGTATGGCTGTATTTGAGGACAAACCAGCCGTTGACAAACATTTGAGGGTCCATGGTATGGCATTTCTTAATCGTAAACGGATTGAGGCTCGGATTGCGGCACGAAACcctgaaaaaaagttcaaaatggAAAATCCTGAAGATGTCTCAGCGGTTACTGTCTCAAAAGGTGAGACATTGGAAAATCACAAGCCTGGTGCAACAGAATCTGTTGATGAAACAGTACACCAGTTATCAAAAAGCGATATTGAAGAG AAAACGGGCAAAAAGGCTCTGTCGTAA